The proteins below are encoded in one region of Betaproteobacteria bacterium:
- a CDS encoding phasin family protein yields the protein MLRILVLAKCLSCRDSSDSAKKGKYMLNTSSDMVHAIKANTDAFMAFSEIAISSMEKLTALNLSATRSSLEESAASATSMLELKGAMPSSKAKNAVPLAVSESVTAYFQSVQEIATEAQQEITKLITTYLASPGNGLSNHAGWLKGFDAFKGIGQQFAAVTEANRKAMTDITSRVVNQANMTSKKSA from the coding sequence TTGCTGCGCATTCTGGTTTTGGCCAAATGCCTGTCCTGCCGAGATTCTTCTGATTCTGCCAAAAAAGGGAAATATATGCTGAATACAAGCTCTGATATGGTCCACGCGATCAAAGCAAACACCGATGCCTTCATGGCATTTTCGGAAATTGCAATTTCCAGTATGGAGAAATTGACTGCACTGAACTTAAGCGCTACACGTAGTTCGCTCGAAGAAAGTGCCGCATCCGCTACCTCAATGCTGGAATTGAAGGGTGCCATGCCGTCATCCAAGGCAAAAAATGCAGTTCCTCTTGCCGTGAGCGAGAGCGTGACAGCATATTTTCAGAGCGTGCAGGAAATCGCCACCGAAGCGCAACAAGAGATCACCAAGCTGATAACCACCTACCTCGCGTCACCAGGGAATGGCTTGAGCAACCACGCTGGCTGGCTCAAGGGATTTGATGCATTCAAAGGTATTGGGCAGCAGTTTGCCGCGGTCACAGAAGCCAACCGCAAGGCAATGACCGATATAACGTCGCGGGTGGTAAATCAGGCGAATATGACTTCAAAAAAGTCCGCCTGA
- a CDS encoding DUF2789 domain-containing protein yields MEAQLHSMANLFAQLGLSAEPADIDNFITARRPLGNGITLYCAPFWTDAQKAFLKEEIMWDADWVGVVDELNARFSEHH; encoded by the coding sequence ATGGAAGCCCAATTACATTCCATGGCCAATCTGTTTGCCCAACTTGGTTTGTCGGCAGAACCTGCCGATATCGACAATTTCATCACCGCACGGCGTCCTCTGGGCAACGGCATTACGCTCTATTGCGCGCCATTCTGGACGGATGCACAGAAGGCCTTCCTCAAGGAAGAGATTATGTGGGACGCCGACTGGGTGGGCGTTGTTGACGAACTAAACGCGCGTTTTTCCGAACATCATTGA
- a CDS encoding DUF3096 domain-containing protein: MNINLGLTPLISLIAGILILVMPRLLNYIVAIYLIAIGLIGLFGAGNLHLR, from the coding sequence GTGAACATCAACTTGGGACTTACACCGCTGATATCGCTCATAGCCGGGATTCTGATTCTGGTCATGCCCCGCTTGCTGAACTATATCGTTGCCATTTATTTGATTGCCATCGGGCTGATAGGGCTCTTCGGCGCCGGGAATCTTCATCTTCGATGA
- a CDS encoding PRC-barrel domain-containing protein — translation MNETINTKITTTSQLASRLLSASTLAADDVYNLKSEKLGSIKELMLDIQSGKVCYAVLSFGGFLSLGEKLFAVPWNALTVDTENQRFVMDTDEERLKSAPGFDADNWPNMADTTWEKSIHAYYGTTH, via the coding sequence ATGAACGAAACGATCAATACCAAAATAACCACTACCAGCCAGCTTGCATCAAGGTTGCTCAGCGCCAGTACGCTCGCAGCTGACGACGTGTATAACCTGAAAAGCGAAAAGCTGGGCAGCATCAAGGAACTCATGCTGGACATTCAAAGTGGCAAAGTTTGTTACGCCGTGCTGTCCTTCGGCGGTTTCCTCAGCCTTGGTGAGAAGCTTTTTGCCGTACCTTGGAACGCCTTGACAGTTGATACAGAAAATCAGCGATTTGTCATGGACACCGATGAAGAACGTCTGAAGAGTGCCCCGGGCTTCGACGCCGACAACTGGCCCAATATGGCCGATACTACTTGGGAAAAGAGCATCCACGCCTATTACGGCACAACGCATTGA
- a CDS encoding CsbD family protein gives MNKDQAKGRVEEAKGKVKEVAGNLVGNDDLELKGKIQKSGGKAQAAYGDLKEDVKDAVKGK, from the coding sequence ATGAACAAGGATCAAGCCAAGGGTCGTGTTGAAGAAGCCAAAGGCAAAGTCAAGGAAGTCGCAGGTAACCTCGTCGGCAACGACGATCTGGAATTGAAAGGAAAGATTCAAAAGTCGGGCGGCAAAGCGCAGGCGGCCTACGGCGACCTGAAAGAAGACGTCAAGGATGCCGTCAAGGGTAAATAA
- a CDS encoding chemotaxis protein CheB, with protein sequence MPNEKAINVESESVLKKFPIVCVGGSAGGLDAFIRLLQNLPCDMGVAIVIVNHITVVPTQLHEVLPRFTTMPVDLITEKLLIEPNHVFIIPANRDLHVDGDEFHLKPISKPRGWPDVITVFLRSLTAHWDGKLIAVIVSGYDGDGADALCGIKEIGGITIAQKLSTAKQPDMPESAIASGCIDLILSPEEIAGEIVRIARGE encoded by the coding sequence ATGCCGAATGAAAAAGCCATCAACGTCGAATCGGAGAGTGTGCTGAAAAAGTTTCCGATCGTCTGCGTCGGTGGTTCAGCCGGGGGGCTTGACGCCTTTATCCGGCTATTGCAGAACCTGCCTTGCGACATGGGCGTGGCTATTGTTATCGTCAATCACATTACCGTCGTGCCGACGCAACTCCATGAAGTGCTGCCGCGCTTCACCACCATGCCGGTCGACCTGATCACCGAAAAGCTGTTGATCGAGCCAAACCACGTTTTCATTATTCCGGCCAATCGGGATTTGCACGTCGATGGCGATGAGTTCCACCTCAAGCCCATTTCAAAGCCCCGTGGCTGGCCTGATGTGATTACCGTCTTTCTGCGCTCGCTGACTGCACACTGGGACGGCAAGCTGATTGCAGTCATTGTCTCCGGCTATGACGGTGACGGCGCCGACGCACTGTGCGGCATCAAGGAGATTGGCGGCATTACGATTGCTCAAAAACTGAGTACCGCAAAGCAGCCCGATATGCCGGAAAGCGCGATTGCCAGTGGCTGCATCGACTTGATTTTGTCACCCGAAGAAATTGCCGGGGAAATTGTGCGAATTGCTCGCGGTGAATAG
- a CDS encoding DnaJ domain-containing protein — protein sequence MRRQNHYVTLQIDRCASCAEIKSAFRSLAKRFHPDVTKDRDGERKFKDVAEAYRTLKGADSKVAYDHQINNICTDQAVLTIDLPGFGSFSWELVMFQYFSWFWPNRGEDAE from the coding sequence ATGAGACGCCAGAACCACTATGTAACCTTGCAGATTGATCGATGCGCTTCTTGTGCGGAGATCAAATCGGCTTTTCGTTCCCTGGCCAAGCGCTTTCATCCGGATGTCACCAAGGATCGTGATGGTGAACGCAAATTCAAGGATGTTGCCGAAGCCTACAGAACCCTCAAAGGTGCCGACTCCAAGGTTGCCTATGACCATCAGATCAATAATATTTGTACTGACCAGGCAGTCTTGACCATAGACCTTCCAGGCTTTGGAAGTTTCAGCTGGGAACTGGTCATGTTTCAATATTTTTCATGGTTCTGGCCAAATCGAGGCGAAGATGCCGAATGA
- a CDS encoding glutathione peroxidase produces MPKSQEGQHIPAVTFPIRVNGEWEKVSTDALFKDKTVVLFALPGAFTPTCSSMHLPRYNELAETLKANGVDSVICLAVNDPFVMESWKETQKAESIYFLPDGNGEFSTGMGMLVDKSDIGLGKRSWRYSMLVKNGLIEKMFIEAEVPGDPFKVSDADTMLDYINPKAVPPPRITFISKPGCPHCARAREMLNKRGDRFEEIEMGSNGISYSTLQAVSGKGTTPQVFIDGQHIGGADELAAWLAKSK; encoded by the coding sequence ATGCCCAAGTCACAAGAAGGTCAGCACATTCCGGCAGTCACTTTTCCGATTCGAGTCAATGGCGAATGGGAGAAAGTCAGTACCGATGCCTTGTTCAAAGACAAGACAGTGGTGCTTTTTGCGCTGCCTGGCGCCTTCACGCCTACCTGTTCCAGCATGCACCTGCCTCGCTACAACGAGCTGGCCGAAACGCTAAAGGCAAATGGCGTCGACAGTGTGATCTGTCTGGCAGTCAATGATCCTTTCGTGATGGAAAGCTGGAAGGAAACCCAAAAAGCGGAAAGCATCTATTTCCTGCCCGATGGCAATGGCGAATTCAGTACCGGCATGGGCATGCTGGTCGACAAGTCGGATATCGGCCTGGGCAAGCGGAGCTGGCGCTATTCGATGCTGGTGAAGAATGGACTGATCGAAAAGATGTTCATCGAAGCAGAAGTGCCAGGTGATCCTTTCAAGGTTTCCGATGCCGACACCATGCTCGACTACATCAATCCCAAAGCAGTGCCGCCCCCCCGAATCACCTTCATCAGCAAACCCGGATGCCCGCATTGCGCCCGCGCCCGAGAGATGCTGAACAAAAGGGGCGATCGCTTCGAGGAAATAGAAATGGGTAGCAACGGCATCAGCTACAGCACACTGCAAGCAGTCAGCGGCAAGGGAACGACGCCACAGGTCTTCATCGACGGCCAGCACATCGGCGGGGCTGACGAACTGGCTGCCTGGCTGGCGAAGTCCAAATGA
- a CDS encoding dihydrolipoyl dehydrogenase, which yields MTPINVDVAIIGSGTAGMGAYLSARAHTDSILLIEGGNYGTTCARVGCMPSKLLIAAAEVAHQARHADRFGIYARELVVDGPAVMARVQRERDRFVGFVLATVDAMPGGVRWTANVCFQDANTLVTPKGQLIHARRIVIAAGSKPVLPPLLQELDAHLLTSENIFELPTLPKSLAVFGTGPLGIELGQAMSRLGVEVMMFGVGGGIAGIHDPEMRDYANKILNLEFYLNAEANVDSVSEAEGGVVVHYRQKDDTRITKEFDYVLAATGRAPDLAGLGLANTGLQLDKRGVPLFDRYTLQCGDSTIFIAGDASNEIPLLHEAADQGRIAGDNAGRYPNVQPGLRRTPLAIVFCDPQVASAGASLKTLSQHFQGRFAVGYASFEDQGRSRVMLRNKGMLKVYAEVSSGLLLGAEMFGPGAEHIGHLLAWAVQKRMTVDEMLEMPFYHPVIEEGLRTALRDVKHQLHAGPAVVDQGMDCGPGC from the coding sequence ATGACGCCGATCAATGTCGATGTCGCCATTATCGGCTCCGGGACAGCCGGCATGGGCGCCTACCTGAGCGCCAGAGCCCATACCGATTCGATCTTGCTCATCGAAGGCGGCAACTACGGAACGACTTGCGCCCGTGTCGGCTGCATGCCGAGCAAACTGTTGATTGCAGCAGCCGAAGTTGCGCACCAGGCGCGCCATGCTGATCGATTTGGGATATATGCCAGGGAGCTGGTGGTCGACGGCCCGGCAGTGATGGCGCGGGTGCAGCGCGAACGTGATCGCTTTGTAGGATTCGTTCTGGCCACCGTCGATGCCATGCCGGGCGGTGTCCGGTGGACGGCAAACGTCTGTTTTCAGGATGCCAATACTCTAGTGACGCCCAAGGGCCAGTTGATTCACGCCCGGCGCATTGTCATCGCCGCGGGCAGCAAACCTGTCTTGCCGCCATTGCTGCAAGAACTGGATGCCCACCTGCTGACCAGCGAGAACATTTTTGAATTGCCGACCCTGCCGAAAAGCCTGGCAGTTTTCGGGACCGGGCCGCTCGGCATTGAATTGGGACAGGCAATGAGCCGCCTCGGCGTCGAAGTCATGATGTTCGGCGTCGGCGGCGGCATTGCGGGGATTCACGACCCTGAGATGCGCGACTACGCGAACAAAATTTTGAATCTTGAGTTTTATCTCAATGCGGAGGCGAACGTTGATTCTGTCAGCGAAGCCGAAGGCGGGGTCGTAGTCCATTACCGGCAAAAGGACGACACTCGGATCACAAAGGAGTTCGACTATGTGCTGGCGGCGACCGGTCGGGCGCCGGACCTTGCCGGACTTGGCCTGGCAAATACCGGACTGCAACTGGATAAACGTGGCGTGCCACTATTTGACCGCTACACGCTGCAATGTGGCGACAGCACGATCTTTATTGCCGGCGATGCCAGCAATGAGATTCCCCTGCTGCATGAAGCCGCTGACCAAGGGCGCATTGCCGGCGACAATGCCGGGCGCTATCCCAATGTCCAACCGGGGCTGCGCCGTACGCCGCTGGCTATTGTCTTCTGCGACCCACAAGTCGCTTCGGCCGGCGCCTCCTTGAAAACCTTGAGTCAGCACTTCCAGGGACGCTTCGCGGTAGGCTACGCCTCCTTCGAAGACCAAGGACGCAGCCGGGTCATGCTGCGCAACAAGGGGATGCTGAAAGTCTATGCCGAAGTCAGCAGCGGCTTGTTACTAGGCGCCGAAATGTTCGGCCCTGGTGCCGAGCACATCGGCCATCTGCTGGCATGGGCAGTGCAAAAACGCATGACGGTGGATGAAATGCTGGAAATGCCCTTCTATCACCCAGTCATCGAAGAAGGATTGCGTACCGCATTGCGCGACGTGAAGCATCAATTGCATGCCGGTCCGGCAGTCGTCGATCAAGGCATGGATTGTGGGCCGGGTTGCTGA
- a CDS encoding uracil-DNA glycosylase: MTLSREQMLIEMGISPIWVLREPGQTVVTAASEEAPERSISSADPDVPQMPAAQPIAEAPRVPVSPTAISGMDWPTLSKQVAECRLCPLCQQRKQAVLGVGDLNPDWLFIGEGPGADEDVQGEPFVGQAGKLLDNMLASLDIARGNRVYIANAVKCRPPGNRTPESAEMAACWSYLERQIALLKPKIIVLLGKAAVHAVLHDDKTLGAMRGQRFEYAGIPVVVTYHPAYLLRNLPDKAKAWEDLLFARRLLGEQTTPELPF, translated from the coding sequence ATGACCCTGAGTCGCGAGCAGATGCTGATTGAAATGGGCATTTCGCCAATCTGGGTATTACGCGAACCGGGGCAAACCGTAGTGACAGCCGCTTCCGAGGAGGCGCCGGAACGTTCAATCTCCAGCGCCGACCCAGACGTGCCGCAAATGCCTGCAGCGCAACCGATTGCCGAGGCGCCGCGAGTGCCGGTATCACCGACTGCGATCAGCGGAATGGATTGGCCGACATTGAGCAAGCAGGTCGCCGAATGTCGTCTCTGCCCGCTTTGCCAGCAACGCAAGCAGGCCGTGCTTGGCGTGGGGGATTTGAATCCGGACTGGCTGTTTATTGGCGAAGGGCCGGGTGCCGACGAGGATGTCCAGGGCGAGCCGTTTGTGGGCCAGGCCGGCAAGTTGCTCGACAACATGCTGGCATCACTCGACATCGCCCGCGGCAACCGGGTCTACATTGCCAATGCGGTGAAGTGCCGGCCACCCGGCAATCGGACACCGGAGTCTGCCGAAATGGCAGCTTGCTGGTCTTATCTCGAACGACAGATAGCGCTGCTTAAACCCAAAATCATTGTGCTGCTCGGCAAGGCGGCAGTTCATGCCGTCCTGCATGACGACAAGACACTGGGCGCCATGCGCGGCCAGCGTTTCGAATACGCCGGGATTCCGGTGGTGGTCACCTATCACCCGGCCTATTTGCTGCGCAATCTGCCGGACAAGGCCAAGGCCTGGGAAGATCTGCTCTTCGCCCGGCGCCTGCTCGGCGAGCAGACAACCCCTGAATTGCCGTTCTGA
- the rimI gene encoding ribosomal protein S18-alanine N-acetyltransferase produces the protein MSGLTIAAEFFPMNEHDLDAVAALEATLQVFPWSRINFADSLTAGYSVWVLRMGGDLIGFSVVMSVIDEAHLLTIGICKRYQGQGYGARMLRHAMECARLGGASRLFLEVRPSNERAVELYRHFGFRQIGLRKGYYPAVVGREDALIFDKELA, from the coding sequence ATGAGTGGCCTGACGATCGCCGCCGAATTCTTCCCGATGAACGAGCACGATCTTGATGCCGTGGCGGCGCTCGAAGCGACTTTGCAGGTGTTCCCTTGGTCACGCATCAATTTTGCGGATTCGCTGACCGCCGGTTATAGCGTCTGGGTGCTTAGGATGGGTGGCGATCTGATCGGGTTTTCGGTGGTCATGTCGGTCATTGATGAGGCTCACCTGCTGACCATCGGCATCTGCAAGCGTTACCAAGGTCAGGGCTACGGCGCGCGGATGCTGCGCCATGCCATGGAGTGCGCCCGACTGGGCGGCGCTAGCCGGTTGTTTCTTGAAGTCCGGCCGTCCAACGAGCGGGCAGTCGAGCTATACCGTCACTTCGGATTTCGCCAGATCGGACTTCGCAAAGGCTATTATCCGGCGGTGGTCGGGCGCGAGGATGCGCTGATTTTTGACAAGGAACTGGCATGA
- the tsaB gene encoding tRNA (adenosine(37)-N6)-threonylcarbamoyltransferase complex dimerization subunit type 1 TsaB, whose product MQILALETSTELGSCALWRDGEVLERTCPTGRSHSETLLPLVRELLAEAGLKVSQLDAIAFGVGPGAFTGLRVACGGAQGLAVAAGLPLIPVTSLETIASLAGAERVLALLDARMGEIYAGSYRLIDGVYVLQGDIRVASPDAVVLPGEPDWLACGNAMTAYPVLAARLNAVGIAVQAGVLPTAAALVRLAAPRAMRGEGIDAALAAPLYIRDKVAKTVAERLSEGGRA is encoded by the coding sequence ATGCAGATACTTGCTCTGGAAACATCTACCGAACTAGGCTCCTGTGCGCTTTGGCGTGATGGGGAGGTGCTTGAGCGCACCTGTCCGACGGGACGTTCGCACTCTGAAACCCTGTTGCCGCTGGTGCGTGAATTGCTGGCCGAAGCCGGATTGAAGGTCAGCCAACTGGATGCGATTGCCTTTGGCGTCGGTCCCGGCGCCTTCACCGGCTTGCGCGTGGCTTGCGGTGGCGCGCAGGGGTTGGCGGTGGCTGCCGGTCTACCGCTGATACCGGTGACCAGTCTTGAAACCATCGCTTCTCTGGCAGGTGCCGAGCGCGTTCTTGCGCTGCTGGATGCGCGGATGGGCGAGATCTATGCCGGCAGCTATCGCTTGATCGATGGCGTTTATGTGCTGCAGGGCGATATTCGCGTCGCGTCGCCGGATGCCGTGGTCTTGCCGGGTGAGCCGGATTGGCTGGCCTGCGGCAATGCGATGACCGCTTATCCGGTGCTGGCTGCGCGCTTGAATGCTGTCGGTATTGCCGTACAGGCCGGCGTTTTACCGACGGCTGCTGCCTTAGTACGGTTGGCAGCGCCGCGAGCGATGCGGGGCGAAGGCATCGATGCTGCGCTGGCGGCGCCTCTGTACATCCGTGACAAGGTGGCGAAGACCGTTGCCGAGCGGCTCAGCGAGGGTGGGCGAGCATGA
- the ompR gene encoding two-component system response regulator OmpR, translated as MNEQHSHILVVDDDARLRDLLTRYLGEQGFEVKAAADGQQMDKLRAREHYHLIVLDLMMPGEDGLTICRRLRGQGDLTPIIMLTAKGDEIDRIVGLEMGADDYLPKPFNPRELLARIHAVLRRQGNKPPGAPEDDQETIRFGNIEVDLAARTLTRGTELQSLTTGEFAVLKVMLQHPRQPLSRDKLMTLARGREQGPFDRAIDVQVSRLRKLIEADPAQPRYLQTVWGFGYVFVPDGAARD; from the coding sequence ATGAACGAACAACACTCACACATCCTTGTCGTCGATGACGATGCCCGTCTGCGTGACCTGCTGACCCGCTATCTGGGTGAACAGGGTTTCGAGGTCAAGGCAGCCGCCGATGGCCAGCAAATGGACAAGCTGCGCGCCCGCGAACACTATCACCTGATCGTGCTCGACCTGATGATGCCGGGCGAAGATGGCCTGACCATCTGCCGCCGCCTGCGCGGCCAGGGCGACCTGACGCCGATCATCATGCTGACCGCCAAGGGCGATGAAATTGACCGCATCGTCGGCCTCGAAATGGGCGCCGATGATTACCTGCCGAAACCGTTCAACCCGCGTGAGCTGCTCGCCCGCATTCACGCCGTGCTCCGGCGCCAGGGCAACAAGCCGCCCGGCGCCCCGGAAGATGATCAGGAAACAATACGTTTCGGCAATATCGAAGTCGATCTCGCCGCCCGTACCCTGACCCGGGGCACTGAACTCCAGTCGCTGACCACAGGGGAGTTTGCCGTGCTGAAGGTCATGCTCCAGCACCCACGCCAGCCCCTCTCCCGCGACAAGCTGATGACGCTGGCCCGCGGTCGCGAGCAAGGGCCATTCGACCGCGCCATTGACGTTCAGGTTTCCCGGCTACGCAAGCTGATCGAAGCCGATCCGGCGCAACCGCGCTATCTGCAAACAGTCTGGGGCTTCGGCTACGTCTTCGTGCCGGACGGCGCCGCGCGAGATTAA
- a CDS encoding HAMP domain-containing protein produces the protein MPRTLLARTFLLLALLVLLTTAAWLSLFRYIDAEPRARESAQLAASAVNLIRASLFAAAPEKRLGLFAEFSTREGMRLLPAEPEDKIEPMPDGRFIRLLQSELEARLGEHTRIAASVDDIPGFWVSFRLDEGDDEEYWLVLPRERAKRSIATHWLAWGALAFALALAVAWMIASRISRPLKAMAISAETVGRGQIPHPLPEDGAEELSRLAIAFNTMAADLQRHEKDRSEVLAGISHDLRTPLTRLRLEAEMSIADDGARQGVVADIEQMEAVISQFMDYARTESGETPTLTDLSHLLAGIVERQACVGHPLIAAIEQMPETMLRPKAISRAVTNLVDNAVKYGGGDITLAAATVNGKISIEIKDHGPGVPEADVERLKRPFTRLESARTNATGTGLGLAIVERIARLHDGQLDLLANAGGGLIARLTLPVSR, from the coding sequence ATGCCGCGCACGCTACTGGCGCGCACTTTCCTGTTGCTCGCCTTGCTGGTGCTGCTGACCACAGCGGCCTGGCTGAGCCTGTTCCGTTACATTGACGCCGAACCACGTGCGCGGGAAAGCGCGCAGTTGGCAGCCTCGGCGGTCAACCTGATTCGCGCCTCGCTGTTTGCCGCAGCACCGGAAAAACGTCTTGGCCTGTTCGCCGAATTTTCCACCCGCGAAGGTATGCGTCTGCTGCCCGCAGAGCCGGAAGACAAGATCGAGCCCATGCCGGACGGGCGTTTCATTCGATTGCTGCAAAGCGAACTCGAAGCCCGGTTGGGCGAGCACACCCGCATTGCCGCCAGCGTTGATGATATTCCCGGTTTCTGGGTCAGCTTCCGTCTGGATGAAGGCGACGATGAAGAATACTGGCTGGTTCTGCCCCGTGAGCGGGCAAAGCGCAGCATTGCCACCCACTGGCTGGCCTGGGGCGCATTGGCCTTTGCGCTGGCGCTGGCGGTCGCCTGGATGATTGCTTCGCGCATCAGTCGGCCGCTCAAGGCCATGGCGATTTCGGCTGAAACCGTCGGTCGAGGCCAGATCCCCCATCCCTTACCCGAAGATGGCGCCGAAGAATTGAGTCGTCTGGCTATCGCCTTCAACACCATGGCGGCCGACCTACAGCGTCATGAAAAGGACCGTTCCGAAGTCCTGGCCGGCATCTCGCACGACCTGCGAACACCGCTGACCCGCCTGCGGCTGGAAGCCGAAATGAGCATCGCCGATGACGGTGCACGCCAGGGCGTGGTAGCCGATATCGAGCAGATGGAGGCCGTGATCTCCCAGTTCATGGACTACGCCCGAACCGAATCCGGTGAAACACCGACGCTGACTGACTTGTCGCACCTCCTCGCGGGCATCGTCGAGCGCCAGGCTTGTGTCGGCCATCCGCTGATCGCTGCCATCGAACAGATGCCGGAGACAATGCTCCGACCCAAGGCAATCAGCCGCGCGGTGACCAATCTGGTCGACAACGCCGTGAAATATGGCGGTGGCGACATCACATTGGCGGCTGCTACGGTCAACGGGAAAATATCGATAGAAATCAAAGATCACGGGCCGGGCGTGCCTGAGGCAGATGTCGAGCGACTCAAGCGCCCATTCACCAGACTGGAGTCGGCGCGAACCAATGCAACCGGTACTGGCCTTGGGCTGGCCATTGTCGAGCGCATCGCCCGCCTGCACGACGGTCAGCTCGATCTGTTGGCGAATGCGGGCGGCGGCCTGATCGCCCGCCTAACGCTGCCAGTCAGCCGCTGA
- a CDS encoding HDOD domain-containing protein, translating into MNFLPKDAIVARLKCLPALPSIVCDLLASFNQDDMDVGQLSRQIAKDQALTACLLRIANSSFYGLQCRVATINDAVVLVGFRAVRSMVLAVSVNSVFRADQCPGFDPNGYIRHSIGTGLGARALAVLSERNPELAFTAGVLHDIGELALASCFAEQYTRALAYREHHDCSLVVAERDVLGIDHSAVGGLLAELWHFPSSLHSAVIDHHSPSGATADSLADIIHISDAIAHGLGLARSAGEMVLPVDQTAWQRLRLNGEKVSAVLQQVVASMDEACVAFSG; encoded by the coding sequence ATGAATTTTCTGCCAAAGGACGCAATCGTTGCCCGGCTGAAGTGTCTACCTGCGCTGCCAAGCATTGTTTGCGACCTGCTTGCTTCATTCAATCAGGATGATATGGATGTTGGGCAGCTTTCGCGGCAAATCGCCAAGGATCAGGCGCTGACGGCGTGCCTGCTGCGTATTGCGAACTCATCGTTCTATGGCTTGCAGTGCCGCGTCGCGACGATCAACGATGCGGTCGTTCTGGTCGGATTTCGGGCTGTACGCAGCATGGTGCTGGCGGTCAGCGTGAACAGTGTCTTTCGCGCCGATCAGTGTCCGGGGTTTGATCCGAATGGATATATCCGCCACAGTATCGGCACCGGTCTTGGCGCTCGGGCGCTGGCCGTGCTGTCTGAACGCAATCCGGAATTGGCCTTCACGGCCGGCGTTCTGCACGATATCGGCGAGTTGGCCTTGGCCAGTTGCTTTGCCGAACAGTACACCAGGGCGCTTGCCTATCGTGAGCATCATGATTGTTCGCTGGTGGTGGCCGAGCGTGACGTACTTGGCATTGACCATTCAGCCGTTGGCGGCTTGCTGGCCGAACTGTGGCACTTTCCATCATCGCTGCACTCAGCTGTCATCGACCATCACTCCCCCTCCGGCGCTACCGCCGACTCGCTGGCCGATATCATCCATATTTCGGATGCCATCGCTCACGGACTGGGATTGGCCCGAAGCGCAGGTGAAATGGTGTTGCCCGTCGATCAGACAGCCTGGCAACGCCTTCGCTTGAATGGCGAGAAAGTTTCCGCCGTGCTGCAGCAAGTTGTCGCCAGCATGGATGAAGCCTGTGTAGCGTTCAGCGGCTGA